A window of Desertibacillus haloalkaliphilus contains these coding sequences:
- a CDS encoding PRC-barrel domain-containing protein, which yields MRTFSVLNERTVFDIDTGTELGKVEDLLFNEKGVVVGLVMDKKGWLNRDLFVPIDAVTSLSHDVIMVDGQKGQLEPIQKSHESLYSVTQGKNKILGKTLMTTEGEKLGLVEDVYFMEEMGIIVGYEVTEGLLADIKEGRKVIRTNEPLTIGEDILVINLDA from the coding sequence TTGCGAACATTTTCAGTCTTAAATGAACGAACAGTTTTTGATATTGATACTGGAACAGAGCTGGGAAAGGTAGAAGATCTTCTATTTAACGAAAAGGGTGTCGTTGTTGGCTTAGTAATGGATAAAAAAGGTTGGTTAAATCGCGATTTGTTTGTGCCGATCGATGCGGTTACTTCTCTTAGTCATGATGTCATCATGGTCGATGGTCAAAAGGGACAATTGGAGCCAATCCAAAAAAGCCACGAGTCTCTGTACTCGGTGACACAAGGTAAAAATAAAATTTTAGGGAAAACCTTGATGACAACTGAGGGAGAAAAGCTTGGGTTGGTAGAAGATGTATATTTTATGGAAGAAATGGGCATCATTGTAGGGTATGAAGTGACAGAGGGATTACTTGCTGATATTAAAGAGGGACGAAAGGTGATTCGCACCAACGAACCTCTTACAATTGGTGAAGATATCCTTGTCATTAATCTTGATGCATAG
- a CDS encoding AI-2E family transporter: MEKASSLQWLIRLANLLLILLCGYVVMKLSPAWRPIVDLFIQVLIPFFIAGLITYLLHPVIEQLHDMGLPRPLAVLLIYFIFFGGIGYLIFRGTPYIVSQLKDFAANIPEFTETFRVWFQFFNERLNTMPEGVHQHVEEWIGGLEEYLDRFVAGIIDVIKQILNSLIYFIVIPFLVFYLLKDFKLVEKTAWYLTPRKWREESIAFIHDVDKSFGRYIRGQILVSLSVGLLAMTGLWLIGMPYPVLLGIFIGMTDIIPYFGAFLGAVPALIVAAMQSMEMLLYTAIVIFVLQQVEGNILSPVIVGKTLHMHPVLIMLALIIGIEIGGIFGLVLAVPTLAIIKVILLHVRANLMKD; encoded by the coding sequence ATGGAGAAAGCATCTAGCTTACAATGGTTAATTCGCTTGGCGAATTTGTTGCTCATCTTATTATGCGGGTATGTCGTGATGAAATTATCTCCAGCTTGGAGACCGATAGTTGATTTATTTATACAAGTTCTGATTCCTTTTTTTATTGCAGGTTTAATTACATATTTGCTGCACCCCGTGATTGAACAACTTCATGATATGGGGTTACCACGTCCACTTGCCGTTTTACTGATCTACTTCATTTTTTTTGGTGGGATCGGTTACCTCATTTTTCGTGGTACGCCGTACATTGTTTCACAATTAAAAGACTTTGCAGCTAACATTCCAGAATTTACGGAAACGTTTCGAGTCTGGTTTCAATTTTTTAATGAACGTTTGAATACAATGCCAGAGGGTGTACACCAACATGTTGAAGAATGGATTGGTGGACTAGAGGAATATTTAGATCGTTTTGTTGCTGGAATCATTGATGTTATTAAGCAAATCTTAAATTCGTTAATTTATTTTATTGTCATCCCGTTTTTAGTTTTTTATTTACTTAAGGATTTTAAGTTGGTTGAGAAAACAGCTTGGTATTTAACGCCAAGAAAATGGCGTGAAGAGAGCATTGCGTTTATTCATGATGTTGATAAGTCATTTGGTCGTTATATTCGCGGACAAATTCTCGTGTCCCTATCTGTTGGGTTATTAGCAATGACTGGGTTATGGCTCATCGGTATGCCGTACCCTGTGCTTCTCGGGATCTTTATCGGGATGACTGATATTATCCCATATTTTGGTGCTTTTCTTGGTGCAGTTCCTGCTTTGATTGTGGCTGCGATGCAATCGATGGAAATGCTTCTTTATACGGCCATTGTTATTTTTGTACTTCAGCAAGTAGAAGGTAACATTCTTTCACCTGTCATTGTCGGAAAGACTTTGCATATGCACCCTGTCTTAATTATGCTCGCCTTAATTATTGGAATCGAAATTGGGGGAATCTTTGGTTTGGTGTTAGCGGTACCGACATTGGCAATTATTAAAGTAATCCTCCTTCATGTGCGAGCAAATTTGATGAAAGATTGA
- the recD2 gene encoding SF1B family DNA helicase RecD2, which yields MENQSSLEQTNEQQTFIKGELEHLIFHNEDNFYTVAKIKIHETTEAFEEKSITVVGVLPRIEADEVYLFFGNFKEHPKFGLQYQVEQFRKDIPQTAHGIIQYLSSDRFYGIGKKMAEQIVRTLGEHAISMILENPSVLENVPKLTEAKANLLYETLVAEQGVEQVIIALAEYGFGTELAMKIYQVYGEETLNTVKENPYQLISDVEGIGFKKADALGASLGISGNHPDRIRAGCLYLLQEVCLQDGHVFMPFEQLTNEVSDLLSDATVTIENEDIREQIIRLNEELKLVLEEDRVYVLSLYFAEKGLATNLKRMMIEDGNDERFPESEFLKALGELEERLGIEYAPSQKEAIQTALSSPIMLLTGGPGTGKTTVIKGIVETYATLHGVSLDPKDYKKEEPFPVLLVAPTGRAAKRMSEATGLPAFTIHRLLGWKGGHSGFEKDEDNPLEGSLLIVDEVSMVDIWLANQLFKALPDAMQVILVGDEDQLPSVGPGQVFSDLLKANMIPTVRLTDIYRQAEGSSIIQMAHDMKRGHLPPDVTEAKPDRRFFPCQQDQVDDVIEQICRNASKKGYTAKDIQVLAPMYRGNAGISRLNVLLQNLFNPKTEQKREITFGDTSYRTGDIVLQLVNNPEENVYNGDRGEIVSIFYAKENVDKEDQLVVSFDGIEVVYPKKDLNQITLAYCTSIHKSQGSEFPIVIMPIVKGYYRMLQRNLIYTGITRAKDYLILCGEMSALNVAIERQDESNRQSMLKEKLRDALEDESKDQA from the coding sequence ATGGAAAACCAGTCTTCTCTAGAACAAACCAATGAGCAACAAACCTTTATCAAAGGTGAATTGGAGCATTTAATTTTTCACAATGAAGATAATTTTTATACCGTAGCTAAAATTAAAATTCATGAAACAACTGAGGCGTTTGAGGAGAAATCAATTACTGTTGTCGGAGTGCTGCCACGGATTGAGGCAGATGAAGTGTATCTTTTCTTTGGCAACTTTAAAGAACATCCGAAGTTTGGTTTACAGTACCAAGTCGAGCAATTTCGTAAGGATATTCCACAAACGGCACACGGCATTATCCAGTATTTATCAAGTGATCGGTTTTATGGCATAGGAAAAAAGATGGCAGAACAAATCGTCAGAACCTTAGGGGAGCATGCGATTTCGATGATTTTAGAAAATCCATCAGTCCTTGAAAACGTTCCAAAGCTAACTGAAGCGAAAGCAAATCTTCTCTACGAGACGTTAGTTGCTGAGCAAGGTGTAGAGCAGGTCATCATTGCCCTTGCAGAGTACGGATTTGGAACAGAGTTGGCCATGAAAATATACCAAGTATACGGTGAAGAAACACTGAATACCGTCAAGGAAAATCCGTATCAATTGATCAGTGATGTTGAAGGGATAGGATTTAAAAAAGCCGATGCTCTCGGTGCTTCACTAGGGATTTCTGGTAATCACCCTGACCGAATACGAGCAGGATGCTTGTATTTGCTCCAAGAAGTTTGCTTGCAAGATGGACATGTGTTTATGCCTTTTGAACAATTGACAAATGAAGTTAGTGACTTACTGAGTGATGCTACGGTGACAATTGAGAATGAAGACATCAGAGAGCAAATTATTCGCTTAAATGAGGAATTAAAACTCGTCCTTGAGGAAGATCGGGTCTACGTTCTTTCCCTCTATTTTGCTGAAAAAGGGTTAGCAACGAATTTGAAACGAATGATGATCGAAGATGGGAATGATGAACGTTTTCCAGAGTCAGAGTTTTTGAAAGCGTTAGGTGAGTTAGAAGAACGCCTCGGAATTGAATATGCTCCTTCTCAAAAAGAAGCGATTCAAACAGCGCTATCTTCACCCATTATGCTTCTTACCGGTGGACCTGGTACAGGAAAGACAACGGTGATCAAAGGAATCGTTGAAACCTATGCTACCCTCCATGGCGTGTCATTAGATCCCAAAGATTATAAAAAAGAAGAACCATTTCCTGTATTACTTGTTGCACCGACAGGAAGAGCTGCTAAACGGATGAGTGAGGCAACAGGGCTACCTGCATTCACGATTCATCGTTTGTTAGGGTGGAAAGGTGGCCATAGTGGGTTCGAGAAAGATGAGGACAACCCATTGGAAGGCTCCTTGCTGATTGTCGATGAAGTATCGATGGTCGATATTTGGCTTGCCAATCAATTGTTTAAAGCACTTCCTGACGCGATGCAAGTCATTCTTGTTGGTGACGAGGACCAACTGCCATCTGTTGGTCCTGGACAAGTGTTCAGTGATTTATTAAAAGCAAATATGATTCCAACCGTACGACTTACCGATATTTATCGTCAGGCTGAAGGGTCTTCAATTATTCAAATGGCCCACGATATGAAACGTGGGCACTTGCCTCCAGATGTAACTGAGGCCAAGCCGGATCGGCGCTTTTTCCCTTGTCAGCAAGATCAAGTCGATGATGTGATCGAGCAAATTTGTCGAAATGCATCAAAGAAGGGTTATACAGCAAAAGATATTCAAGTGTTAGCACCTATGTATCGCGGTAATGCTGGAATTTCTCGGCTCAACGTTTTATTACAAAATTTATTTAACCCAAAAACAGAGCAAAAACGAGAAATCACATTTGGAGATACGAGTTATCGCACGGGGGATATTGTCCTTCAGCTCGTTAATAACCCTGAAGAAAACGTTTATAATGGCGACCGTGGCGAGATTGTTTCGATTTTTTATGCGAAGGAGAATGTTGATAAAGAAGATCAACTAGTCGTTTCATTTGATGGCATTGAAGTGGTTTATCCGAAAAAAGATTTAAATCAAATTACATTAGCCTATTGTACATCGATTCATAAATCGCAGGGCAGTGAATTTCCGATTGTGATCATGCCGATTGTTAAAGGCTATTATCGGATGCTTCAGCGAAATTTAATTTATACAGGGATTACACGTGCAAAAGATTATTTAATCCTATGTGGAGAAATGTCAGCTTTAAATGTCGCGATTGAGCGTCAAGATGAATCGAATCGGCAGTCGATGCTAAAAGAAAAGCTTCGCGACGCCTTAGAGGATGAATCCAAGGATCAAGCTTGA